The sequence below is a genomic window from Spirochaetota bacterium.
TCTTCTCTCCGGGGAGAAAGTCGTGCTCATGGTGAACGGCAGCCCCGTCGAGATGAAAGAAGGCGATGCGATAAAGCTCTCAGCGAAAGAGCGGCACACGATAATAAATCACGGCAGCCGGAATGCGCTTGTCGTTTTCATCAAGGCACCGTATGATCCGAACGATAAAGTCATCGTCGATAAAGCCATCTACTGATATCATTCGCTTTCAAAATAGACCGCCCGCGGACGCAGCATACACCATGAATGGATTTTTACTCATCGATAAACCGGCAGACATGTCCTCGTTCGCGGCGGTGTATGCCGTACGAAAGCGCCTCGATCAGAAAAAGGCGGGGCATGCCGGTACGCTCGATCCCTTCGCAACGGGGCTCCTTATCGTGGCACTCGGCGCCTACACGCGGCTCATACCGCACTTTGACGACATGCCGAAGACCTACACGGCCGTCGGCGTTCTCGGCGAACTGCGCGACACCGACGACGCCACCGGCAGCGTCACCGAAACATTCCCTGCAATAACGGCATCGCCTGATGCGATACGAACGCTCATCCGTGACCGCTTCACCGGAGCGATACGGCAGCTGCCCCCGCGCTACTCGGCGCTGAAGGTCAAAGGACATCGCGCCTATGACCTGGCACGCGGAGGGGACGATTTCGACCTTGCCGTACGCGATGCTACCGTCCATACGATCGAACTTACCGGGTTCGACTACCCGCGTTTCGCGGTACGCATGTCCGTATCCCGGGGCACCTACGTCCGCACGATAATTCGCGACATCGGGACCGCGCTCGGGAGCGGCGCCTACACCGAGGTGCTTCGCCGTACCCATATCGGTCCGCTTGCTGTCGGCAATGCCATCGCCCCGGCGGCGGTATCCTCGGAAGCCGTTCTCGGCTATCACGATATCTTCCCCGATATACCGCTCACCCTTGCATCGAGCGCGCTTTCAGAGCGTCTCCACAACGGCAATCGCAGCCTGCCCGACGTTCCCGACGGACGCCATTATTTCACGGATGGCGACAGTGTACTGCTTGCCATCACCGACGTTTCGAAAGGCAATGCGCGGTACGAATTCGTCAACAATGACGTAAAAGCGGGCCAGCTTCGATGATCGGCACAGAGACTGTTGCGAAAATTCTACTCGCCCATAACGAAGGATAATGAGCATCAAAATTTCATCTGAATCGATGAGAACAGCGAGTTGCAACCCGCTGTTCTCTGTTTTCGCAGCAGTCTCGACACAGTGATTTGACGCAGTCGTATATATACGGTATACTTACGGCATATCAGGTTGTGCAGTACCCGAAAAATAATCAGATGGAGTGTTCCCATGAGTACAAAGGGCAAGTATCCGGTCATGCTGACAGGTGAACTGACCGTTCCGCCGGGGAATGGTTGGTGGCTCATCAAGATCTTCCTTGCGATACCGCATCTCATCATCCTTCCTTTCCTGTGGATCGGCTTCGTCGGCGCGACCATTATCGCCGCCTTCGCCATCCTCTTCACGGCAAAATACCCGAAGGCACTTTTTGAATTCAACATCGGTGTTCTCCGCTGGTCGTGGCGCGTGGGCTTTTACGGTCTGCATGCGTTCGGCACCGATAAGTATCCTCCCTTTTCGCTCGATCCCGACAAGAAATACCCCGCCGACCTCACGATACAATATCCCGCGCGGCTTTCACGCGGACTCCTGTTCGTCAAGTGGTGGCTGCTCGTTATCCCCCACGCCGTCATCGTGGCGATATTCACCGCCGGCATGGGCAATGGTCTGGGGCTTATCCCCGTGCTCTCCATCTGCGCGGCGTTCGCGCTCCTTTTCACCGGAAAATATCCGAAGGAGATATTCCGCCTCGTCATCGGCCTCAACCGCTGGGTGTTCCGCGTCATCGCGTATGCTGCGCTCATGACCGATGCATACCCGCCCTTCCGGCTTGAAGACGATAAGTAATATCGCGGACGGGATATCGTACGATAATGCTCTCTAGTGTCACTCGAGGAGAATAACGCTTCATGGACCCCCAACGGCTCTCAAAGCTCAGCGCGCATATCGTCGACAGCTTCTTTTCCGATCGCATCGTGCCCTCGGATTTCATACAGCGGCTCCTCGCGACGGTATCGGATAATCCGACCGCGGACGGCAGCACGATCGCCGAAGCCTGGGATGAGAAGAACACCGATCGCAAGCGCGACGGCGCGGACGCACGCGATATCGACATGCCGCTCCTCATCACGCGCGGGTACGATCCTGTCATACCCGAGGACGAGCTCGCGAAATATCTCCCTGAAGAGAAGATCCTCATCAACCGCGATGTGTTCCGGAAAAAGCTCGACGGCTTGGATTTCGCTGCGGTCGATGTCGCCACCGAAAAAGGCTTACTTGACGAGCTCAACAATGAATCGATAGGCCTTTCGCCGCGCGAGGTGAACCTGTACTATTCGCTCATAAAAGTGAGCATGATAGGCGATGTCGTCGCAGCGGCACCGGCGGCGGCCCATGCCGCTTCCGCCGACGGGAGCGACCCCAGGCATATCATGAAGCTCTTCGAGGAGAACGTATGCCCGGTGGCGTCCATGGCGGCCATCAACGACGGCAAACACATCAACCGCGACTATCTCACCATGGTCATCAAGGACAGGATAACCAAGGGAAAAGTGCAGCCGCGGGTATTAGCCGTACTCATCGGCGATGTCAACAGAAAATACATAACCCTCCTCAAGGAATTCCTCACGCTTGTGGCGCAGAAATGGGGGGACGACCCCGCGGAGATAAACCGTTACTTCGGCATGTACCTGGCCGCGAACGGCGGCGATGCCGTGCACCTCAGGAATCTCCAGCTCTCCGTCCCGCTCCTCAAATTCATCACTGACGAGCTCGGTCGCGTAAAATCGATCTATTACGCCTCGATCGTGTTCATCATGACGTTCATGTACGTGCTCGTCACGCAGATATACGAGGTGTCAAAGAAATTCCATACTGCAGGCGAAGAACAGAAAGTGAAGATATTGAAGCTCTACAATTCAGAGGAACGCATCAAGATGATAATGGGCAACGCTATGAACATCGCATCGCAGAAGATACTCAATTACCGCGCCGAATCGCGCGACGTGCTCGCGAACATCCAGAAATTCCTCGCAAAACATAAGGATATCGTCACGGCGAACGATCTGTTCAAAATGAAGTACGACTGATATCAGCGGCCGGAGAACTGTTTTCCCGCGCTCTTTGATGCCGCATCCGTCCCGGCGGGACCCACCGCCGAAAGGAAATATCGCCCGTCACCGAACACGCCGTCGATGACGTCGTTCACACGCTTCATATCGACCAGTGATATCTTTTTATACATATCGGCGAACGTGAAATGCCTGCCGTAATAATATTCGTGCCGGGCGTTCTTGTTCATGATGAAATCAGCGCTCATCTTGTTGAAAGCGAGCGCACCCTTGTACATCTCTTTCGCCTCGGCCACTTCCGCCTCGCTGATATCCTTCGCGCGCACACGCTCCATCTCATCGCGGATGAGCGAAAGCGCCTTCGTATACGTCGTTATCCCCGTGGCCGCGTGCACCTCGAACGTGCCCGTCTGACGGTAGGATGAACTGTAGGTATAGATGTTATAGCAGAGCGCATTGCGTTCGCGCAGCGACTGAAAGAGCCGCGACGATGAACCGCCGCCGAGTATATTGCCGATGACCGTGAGCGGATAATTGCGCTCATCGCCCGCCGAATAGGCTTCATGCACGAGACAGAAATACACCTGCCGGAGGTCCTTTTTCACCGTAACGCGCACATCATACCGCGGCGGGGGAAGCGCTGTGCCGCCCTCCTCTTTCCCGGGTGTTATGCGCATCGCTGAAAGGCGCTTCAGGAGATAACGCTGGTCGAACCTGCCCGCGACCGATACCACAAGGCTCTTCGCGCGGAACATCGTCTTGAAATAATCCATGAGCCGCGAACGCGTGATGCGGCGGACGTTCGGGATGCTCCCGGCGATGGGATACGCCATGGCGCTCCCCGCATAGAAACGCGTGAAGAACTGCTGGCTCACGATCTCCTCGGGGGAATCGTCCGCCATGCGTATCTCTTCGATGATGACCTTCTTTTCCTTCTCTATTTCCGCGGCATCGAACGTCGATGACTCCATGATATCGATGAGTATATCGAGCGCGCGGTCCAGGTGCGCCGACGGTATGCTCACATAGAACGCGGTGAACTGCCGCGACGTGAACGCATTGAAATTCCCGCCCACCCCCTCGATGACCTTCACGATATCGTACGCGGAATATTTTTTCGTGCCTTTAAAGAGCATATGCTCTATGAAATGGGTGTATCCGTTGACGTCCTTGGGTTCATTCGCGCTCCCCACATCGAACCAGAAGCCGAGGGACACGGTATCGAGCGCGTCCATCCGTTCGCTGACGACGCGCACGCCATTGGGAAGTACGATCTTACGGAACAAGCAGGCACCTCTTCGTCATGATTGGGGGCGTTCGTAACAATTATCGGTTTCTAGGGGGATAAACCTTATGCGGAGGGGGCTTCGGGAAGGACGCTATTTCCCGCCCTGGTATCGCCGCACATAGGATTCGTGCGTGCGGTAATCAGAGGAAAAGATGTTACGTCCCTTGTTGTTCGCACAGAAATAGAGATAGTCAACATCAGCAGGCTTCATTGCCGCCTCGAGCGATGCCTTCGACGGATTCGCTATCGGTCCGGGGGGGAAGCCCTTGCGCAGATAGGTATTGTACGGATGCTTCGTCTTGAGATCGTTCTCGCGTATGTTCGGCCGTTCGATCGCCCCGCCGCGCGTCAGCGTCATGGCATATATCACCGTTGGGCAGCTTTGGAGACGCCCGCGCACATCGGCATTGTTAAGGCGATTGTAATAGACAGCGGCGATGAGCGGCCGCTCGTCGGGGGCACCCGCCTCTTTCTCGACAATGGATGCCATGGTGACAAGCTCGTGCATGGTACAGCCGCGCTCTTTCGCACGTGCCGCAAGCACATCGCGGGAGAACGTCTTGAAGAATTTATCGGCCATGAGCGAAACGAATTCCCCGGCATCATGCCCGCGGGCGATATAGTAGGTGGAGGGGAAGAGATATCCCTCGAAACTGTCGCCGGGTATCTCATGTGCGCGCAGAAGCTCCTTGTCGCGGCAGGCGGCAAGGAATGAGGGCTCATCGACAAGCCCCTTGTCGGCGAGTATCTTCGCTATCTCGAACATGTTCCTGCCTTCGGGCACGGCGAATTTCTCGAGCACCACACGCCCCTCATGGAGCGTGTCCATTATCGTGAACATGTTCATCCCGCGATCGAGCGAATAGCCGCCCGCCTTCATTCCTGACTTCCCGGTGATCTGAGCGGCGCGTACGAAAAGCTGGTCGGATGCAATCAGGTTCGTTTCGGCAAGATGCGCGGCGACACGCCGAAGCGAATCGCCCTGGCGCACCTCGAAAAAGACGACATCATCGGAAGAGCCGAGCGGGCGCGTCAGGAAGACGACGGCCGCGGCAGCAATGCCCATGATGACGAGAAAGACAAGCAGTTTTTTGTTCTTCATGGCGGGGTATTGTATTTGCATCGGCGAAAAATGCAATGCTTTTACGCGGCGGGGCGCCTATGTGCGTACCGCCCCGATAAGCCCCGCGGCGTTCCCGCCGAGAAGCTTCGCCTTCCGCTCCGCATCGAAACCGAACGTATCGAGTGAGCGTATCGCCTTCGCCTGATCGTCCCACGGCGAATCGGTGCCGAACATGATACGGTCGTGGCTGTGCCCGTCAAAAAGCTCGCGGGCAGTCTCCACGCTCATATACTTGAGCGAGAACGATATCTCGATGTAAACATCCTTCCCGATGAGATGCTTCTTCACCTCGTCATAATCCAGCCACGCCCCGAAATGCGTCGCGACGAATTTCAGCTTCGGGAAACGGGTGATGACATCGGCTATCTTCTCCGGGTCGCATATCCTGTTCCGCGGATACGCGATATCGAAACCGGTATGGCATATCAGGATGAGCCCGAGCGATGAGAGCGCCTCGTATATCGGCATCATCTTCGGTTCATTGAGCACGAAGCCCTGATAGTACGGATGAAGTTTGATACCGATGAAACCTTCATCCCTCATGATCGAAAGCCGCTCTACCGCGCATGGATCGTCGGGATGTATCGACAGGAACGGGACGATGCGTTCGCTGCGAACAGCCTTCGACCAAGCGAGCATCGGCACGAACTGTTCCGGCTTGGTAGCGATATTGAGCACAAAACTCGTATCGACGCCGCTCCTATCCATGCTTCGTAAGAGATCGCTCACGGTGCCGTCAAGGAGCGCTTTCTCGCCGCTCCCCGCCTCAAGCCCCGCGATCGCCTTCGCGGCGATCTTGTCCGGGAACGCATGGGTGTGGGTATCTATTATCATAGCCGCTCCTTACACTAGAACATCTGATCGATATCGAGATATACTTTCACATCCTGCCGCCAGAAACCGACATCGAGCATGACGATGAAATCTTCCGACCAGGCGAGCCGAAAACCGGGGCCGCCGGAAACGATGAGGCGCTGCCAGGAAAATTGCGACGGCTCTCGCGCTATCATACCAAGATCGGCGAACGCCACAAGCTCCATATGCCACTGATCTTCGAAGAGTTCCCAGTCGAAGAAACGCCAGCGAAGCTCTACATTAACGACAGCCTGTGTCTCACCGCGATAGCGATAGATCGGCACACCGCGGAGCGTATCCTTACCGCCGGGGCCGCGTGCCGCCGGTGTGAGATTGATATACTCGGTCTTGAAGAACGGCACAGCGCCGAAGAGCTCATCGTAGATGAAACGCTCGGCGAAGACAAGGTTCGTATACCCGGGGATGAACGTGAAGAACGCCTTCTGCATGAAGGTCAATCGCACATAATCGTACGCACTGCCGATGTAGCGGCTCGCTATTTCCACTTTAAGCTCGGTGAAACATCCGGAA
It includes:
- a CDS encoding amidohydrolase family protein, yielding MIIDTHTHAFPDKIAAKAIAGLEAGSGEKALLDGTVSDLLRSMDRSGVDTSFVLNIATKPEQFVPMLAWSKAVRSERIVPFLSIHPDDPCAVERLSIMRDEGFIGIKLHPYYQGFVLNEPKMMPIYEALSSLGLILICHTGFDIAYPRNRICDPEKIADVITRFPKLKFVATHFGAWLDYDEVKKHLIGKDVYIEISFSLKYMSVETARELFDGHSHDRIMFGTDSPWDDQAKAIRSLDTFGFDAERKAKLLGGNAAGLIGAVRT
- the truB gene encoding tRNA pseudouridine(55) synthase TruB, whose product is MNGFLLIDKPADMSSFAAVYAVRKRLDQKKAGHAGTLDPFATGLLIVALGAYTRLIPHFDDMPKTYTAVGVLGELRDTDDATGSVTETFPAITASPDAIRTLIRDRFTGAIRQLPPRYSALKVKGHRAYDLARGGDDFDLAVRDATVHTIELTGFDYPRFAVRMSVSRGTYVRTIIRDIGTALGSGAYTEVLRRTHIGPLAVGNAIAPAAVSSEAVLGYHDIFPDIPLTLASSALSERLHNGNRSLPDVPDGRHYFTDGDSVLLAITDVSKGNARYEFVNNDVKAGQLR
- a CDS encoding DUF4389 domain-containing protein; this encodes MSTKGKYPVMLTGELTVPPGNGWWLIKIFLAIPHLIILPFLWIGFVGATIIAAFAILFTAKYPKALFEFNIGVLRWSWRVGFYGLHAFGTDKYPPFSLDPDKKYPADLTIQYPARLSRGLLFVKWWLLVIPHAVIVAIFTAGMGNGLGLIPVLSICAAFALLFTGKYPKEIFRLVIGLNRWVFRVIAYAALMTDAYPPFRLEDDK
- a CDS encoding cupin domain-containing protein, coding for MQKINEFELAYRNGDNGVKYFFRGDHYEWGKILLKPEQRLEEHYHEEVEETFHLLSGEKVVLMVNGSPVEMKEGDAIKLSAKERHTIINHGSRNALVVFIKAPYDPNDKVIVDKAIY
- a CDS encoding pitrilysin family protein gives rise to the protein MFRKIVLPNGVRVVSERMDALDTVSLGFWFDVGSANEPKDVNGYTHFIEHMLFKGTKKYSAYDIVKVIEGVGGNFNAFTSRQFTAFYVSIPSAHLDRALDILIDIMESSTFDAAEIEKEKKVIIEEIRMADDSPEEIVSQQFFTRFYAGSAMAYPIAGSIPNVRRITRSRLMDYFKTMFRAKSLVVSVAGRFDQRYLLKRLSAMRITPGKEEGGTALPPPRYDVRVTVKKDLRQVYFCLVHEAYSAGDERNYPLTVIGNILGGGSSSRLFQSLRERNALCYNIYTYSSSYRQTGTFEVHAATGITTYTKALSLIRDEMERVRAKDISEAEVAEAKEMYKGALAFNKMSADFIMNKNARHEYYYGRHFTFADMYKKISLVDMKRVNDVIDGVFGDGRYFLSAVGPAGTDAASKSAGKQFSGR
- the mltG gene encoding endolytic transglycosylase MltG, which translates into the protein MKNKKLLVFLVIMGIAAAAVVFLTRPLGSSDDVVFFEVRQGDSLRRVAAHLAETNLIASDQLFVRAAQITGKSGMKAGGYSLDRGMNMFTIMDTLHEGRVVLEKFAVPEGRNMFEIAKILADKGLVDEPSFLAACRDKELLRAHEIPGDSFEGYLFPSTYYIARGHDAGEFVSLMADKFFKTFSRDVLAARAKERGCTMHELVTMASIVEKEAGAPDERPLIAAVYYNRLNNADVRGRLQSCPTVIYAMTLTRGGAIERPNIRENDLKTKHPYNTYLRKGFPPGPIANPSKASLEAAMKPADVDYLYFCANNKGRNIFSSDYRTHESYVRRYQGGK